One window from the genome of Candidatus Polarisedimenticolaceae bacterium encodes:
- a CDS encoding nucleoside monophosphate kinase — IGDLLGERLAQPDAVAGFILDGFPRTVEQVGILDGVLAGRGARLDRVLMLVAPEAEIVRRLSGRRTCPSCGAVFHLESRPPKAAGVCDACGSALVQRPDDTEEVIRERLRVYAAQTVPVAEAYGNRGLLLEIDGTGEPEAVRTRLEAGIEER; from the coding sequence TGATCGGCGACCTGCTCGGGGAGCGGCTGGCGCAGCCGGACGCCGTTGCGGGGTTCATCCTGGACGGGTTCCCGCGGACGGTCGAGCAGGTGGGCATCCTCGACGGGGTGCTCGCCGGCCGGGGAGCCCGGCTCGACCGGGTGTTGATGCTGGTGGCTCCGGAAGCCGAGATCGTTCGGCGGCTGTCGGGACGAAGGACCTGCCCCTCCTGCGGGGCGGTTTTTCACCTCGAGAGCCGCCCGCCGAAAGCGGCCGGGGTCTGCGACGCTTGCGGGTCCGCGCTCGTGCAGCGGCCCGACGACACGGAAGAGGTGATCCGGGAGCGCCTGCGGGTCTACGCCGCGCAGACGGTCCCGGTGGCGGAGGCCTACGGGAACCGGGGCCTCCTCCTGGAAATCGACGGCACGGGGGAGCCCGAGGCCGTCCGGACGCGTCTGGAAGCGGGGATCGAGGAACGGTGA